In a genomic window of Gemmatimonadota bacterium:
- a CDS encoding phytanoyl-CoA dioxygenase family protein translates to MSISKPQGTAHLTQAQVAQFVNDGFVIVPGLVDPGRVRAGLKELKHKTGIVPDESKTWPKDKNGMHVTQEGIAIDRTMCVSPKLKAIVRELAGPAVTNEPGLSPILRFPQPGPKKFEPGGAHIDGTRQGNGLTVYPTHFLLLVMAYLTDTNAHDGAFTVWPGSPRQVFSWAYTNNIDLGEKWRTTGSTGAPDIPLNDPIPVVAQAGDVAICHYLMVHASSANRGDHVRVGFHGWLRADPEYQYVPKTGPPQKDWTPLDWILRSDNLP, encoded by the coding sequence ATGTCTATTTCCAAGCCACAAGGCACAGCGCACCTCACACAAGCGCAGGTCGCGCAATTTGTGAATGACGGATTTGTCATCGTCCCGGGACTGGTTGATCCGGGCCGCGTGCGTGCGGGACTAAAAGAATTAAAACACAAAACCGGCATCGTGCCCGATGAGTCAAAAACATGGCCCAAAGACAAAAATGGCATGCATGTAACTCAGGAAGGCATTGCAATTGATCGGACCATGTGTGTCTCGCCCAAATTGAAAGCTATCGTGCGTGAACTCGCCGGACCGGCTGTCACCAATGAGCCGGGATTAAGCCCTATATTGCGATTTCCGCAGCCAGGACCCAAAAAATTTGAACCGGGCGGCGCGCATATCGACGGCACGCGCCAGGGCAATGGCCTCACGGTCTATCCCACCCACTTTCTCCTCCTCGTCATGGCCTACCTCACAGACACAAATGCACACGACGGCGCATTCACCGTATGGCCGGGCAGCCCGCGACAGGTATTTTCGTGGGCTTATACCAACAACATCGACCTCGGGGAAAAATGGCGCACAACCGGCAGCACAGGCGCGCCGGACATCCCCCTCAACGATCCAATCCCCGTCGTCGCACAGGCAGGCGATGTGGCGATATGCCATTATCTAATGGTACACGCATCTTCCGCCAACCGGGGCGACCACGTCCGCGTTGGGTTTCACGGATGGCTGAGGGCAGACCCCGAATACCAATACGTCCCGAAAACGGGACCACCCCAAAAGGACTGGACCCCGTTGGACTGGATATTGAGATCGGACAATTTACCCTGA